In one Streptomyces sp. T12 genomic region, the following are encoded:
- a CDS encoding SDR family oxidoreductase: MGNFLAGRVVAVTGAGRGIGRAVALAAAAEGARVVVNDYGVSVDGVSPTSEVAEGVVKEIEAAGGEAVAVADDVSTMAGGQRVVDAAVSAYGRIDGVVCVAGILRERMLFNMTEEEWDPVVATHLKGTFTVFRAASAVMRKQRAGTLIGFTSGNHQGSVSQANYSAAKGGVISLVRSAALGLHRYGVTANAVAPVARTRMSAGVPTELAEMGEPEDVAALVVYLLSDPAREHGVTGQVYTVAGAKIAVWAQPRELRAAYASGGWTPEKIAEALPGSVGVDPMPMLERVEAMARAAARGERPNA; the protein is encoded by the coding sequence GTGGGGAACTTCTTGGCAGGCAGGGTCGTCGCCGTGACGGGCGCCGGGCGGGGGATCGGGCGAGCCGTGGCCTTGGCGGCCGCGGCCGAGGGGGCGCGGGTGGTCGTCAACGACTATGGCGTGTCCGTGGACGGGGTCTCGCCCACGAGTGAGGTCGCCGAAGGTGTGGTCAAGGAGATCGAGGCGGCGGGCGGCGAAGCGGTCGCCGTGGCCGACGACGTGTCCACGATGGCCGGTGGGCAGCGGGTCGTGGACGCCGCCGTGTCGGCCTACGGGCGGATCGACGGGGTCGTGTGCGTCGCCGGGATCCTGCGCGAGCGGATGCTGTTCAACATGACCGAGGAGGAGTGGGACCCGGTCGTCGCCACACATCTGAAGGGGACCTTCACGGTGTTCCGGGCCGCGTCGGCGGTGATGCGCAAGCAGCGGGCGGGGACCTTGATCGGGTTCACCAGCGGCAATCACCAGGGGTCGGTTTCGCAGGCGAACTACAGCGCGGCGAAGGGCGGGGTCATCTCGCTGGTACGGAGCGCCGCGCTGGGCCTGCACCGGTACGGGGTGACCGCCAACGCGGTCGCGCCGGTGGCTCGTACGCGGATGTCGGCCGGGGTTCCCACCGAGTTGGCGGAGATGGGGGAGCCGGAGGACGTCGCCGCGTTGGTGGTCTACCTGTTGTCGGATCCTGCTCGGGAGCACGGGGTTACGGGGCAGGTGTACACGGTCGCGGGGGCGAAGATCGCGGTGTGGGCCCAGCCGCGGGAGTTGCGTGCCGCGTATGCCTCCGGCGGGTGGACGCCGGAGAAGATCGCGGAGGCCTTGCCCGGGTCGGTGGGGGTGGATCCGATGCCGATGTTGGAGCGGGTGGAGGCGATGGCTAGGGCTGCGGCGCGGGGGGAACGGCCGAACGCCTAA
- a CDS encoding acyl-CoA dehydrogenase family protein, with product MDFGFTAEDEAFRRETRAWLDEHAKDAQDRRTWERTLGKAGWVGLGWGEGGYGNRTATLTQQVVWAEEYARSAAPARSGHIGEKLLAPTLIAHGSAEQKSRFLPAIAAGDELWCQGYSEPGAGSDLAGIRTKAELGSDGAYRVTGQKIWTSLAHEADWCFVLARTDPESSRHRGLTFLLVPMDQPGGIEVRPIRQMTGTSDFNEVFFDGARARVEHVVGKEGGGWRVAMSLLGFERGVSTLAQQVGFAAELGRVVRAAVESGAVGDPVVRERLVRQWAELRVMRWNALRTLGRAGDAGAPSVAKLLWGGWHQRLGELAMQVRGAVAGVGPGEWSASSPYELDEAQHLFLFSRADTIYGGSDQVQRTIIAERVLGLPREPKGVA from the coding sequence ATGGACTTCGGGTTCACGGCGGAGGACGAGGCGTTCCGTCGGGAGACGCGGGCGTGGCTCGACGAGCATGCCAAGGACGCTCAGGATCGGCGTACTTGGGAAAGAACTCTCGGGAAAGCCGGGTGGGTAGGGCTGGGTTGGGGCGAGGGCGGGTACGGCAATCGGACCGCGACACTCACTCAGCAGGTCGTCTGGGCCGAGGAATACGCCCGTTCGGCCGCGCCTGCTCGCTCGGGGCACATCGGCGAGAAGCTTCTGGCGCCCACGCTCATCGCGCACGGCAGCGCAGAGCAGAAGAGCCGGTTCCTTCCGGCGATCGCGGCCGGGGACGAGCTGTGGTGTCAGGGGTACAGCGAACCCGGTGCGGGGTCGGATCTCGCGGGGATTCGGACCAAGGCCGAGCTGGGGTCCGACGGGGCATATCGGGTCACCGGGCAGAAGATCTGGACCTCCCTTGCCCATGAGGCCGACTGGTGTTTCGTCCTTGCCCGTACGGACCCGGAGTCGAGCCGGCATCGCGGGCTGACTTTCCTGCTCGTGCCCATGGATCAGCCGGGGGGGATCGAGGTGCGGCCCATCCGGCAGATGACGGGGACCAGTGACTTCAATGAGGTGTTCTTCGACGGGGCACGCGCGCGCGTGGAGCACGTCGTGGGGAAAGAGGGCGGTGGCTGGCGCGTCGCGATGAGTCTGCTCGGGTTCGAGCGGGGGGTTTCGACGCTGGCCCAGCAGGTCGGGTTCGCCGCCGAGTTGGGGCGGGTGGTGCGGGCGGCCGTCGAGTCGGGTGCGGTCGGGGATCCCGTCGTGCGGGAGCGGCTGGTGCGGCAGTGGGCCGAGCTGCGGGTGATGCGCTGGAATGCGTTGCGCACGCTCGGCAGGGCCGGGGACGCGGGGGCGCCCAGCGTGGCCAAGTTGCTCTGGGGCGGCTGGCATCAGCGGCTCGGAGAGCTGGCGATGCAGGTGCGGGGGGCGGTGGCGGGGGTCGGGCCCGGGGAGTGGTCGGCTTCGTCGCCGTACGAACTCGACGAGGCGCAGCACCTGTTCCTGTTCTCCCGGGCCGACACCATCTACGGCGGGTCGGACCAGGTTCAGCGCACGATCATCGCCGAGCGGGTGCTCGGGCTGCCGAGGGAACCCAAGGGGGTTGCGTGA
- a CDS encoding ATP-binding protein yields the protein MQLEIRPDPAEVGRARRWARSRLAGSGIEADEPLAETLILLISELVTNAVVHTGCPAVLRLSLPGAAEESATVRLEVADRSDRAPVPRCVDGDATGGRGLALVDGLADRWGWSCEGAGKRIWCELDRESESHGPASAYGSGASAYEGLAYEAV from the coding sequence GTGCAGCTGGAGATCCGGCCCGACCCCGCTGAGGTGGGGCGAGCCCGGCGGTGGGCCCGCTCGCGGCTTGCCGGTTCCGGGATAGAGGCCGACGAACCGCTCGCCGAGACGCTGATCCTGCTCATCTCCGAACTGGTCACCAACGCCGTGGTGCACACCGGTTGCCCGGCCGTGCTGCGACTGTCCCTGCCAGGCGCGGCCGAGGAGTCCGCCACCGTACGGCTGGAGGTCGCCGACCGCAGCGACCGTGCCCCCGTGCCCCGGTGTGTCGACGGCGACGCCACCGGCGGCCGGGGCCTCGCGCTCGTCGACGGCCTCGCGGACCGGTGGGGCTGGAGCTGTGAAGGTGCCGGCAAGCGGATCTGGTGCGAACTGGACCGCGAATCGGAGTCGCACGGGCCCGCTTCCGCCTACGGGAGCGGGGCGTCGGCGTACGAGGGGCTCGCCTACGAAGCGGTGTGA
- a CDS encoding acyl-CoA dehydrogenase family protein: MRFQLTEDQRALRDGVRELLARRFGREVLRAAVDEPGRLDRALWRELGVAGFFALRLPEARGGVGLGLPEAVLAFEEAGRTLLPGPLVATHLAAGEVSGAATGEAVVADVGACGLVEWLTEADVVRGDAAGAVPLRSVDPLTPLHRVPVARGVDPVAVLLTAAEQLGSATRACELAVQHARAREQFGQPIGGFQAVKHLCADMLVRTETARAAVYAAAVTADAADIDTARLLADEAAVRGARDCLQVHGGMGFTWEFEVHLHLKRAWVRTHRAGDATESEESLAAELLAQPI, from the coding sequence ATGCGTTTCCAACTGACCGAGGACCAGCGGGCGTTGCGGGACGGTGTGCGGGAGTTGCTGGCGCGGCGCTTCGGCCGGGAGGTGCTGCGGGCCGCCGTCGACGAGCCCGGCCGCCTGGACCGGGCGCTGTGGCGGGAGCTCGGCGTGGCCGGGTTCTTCGCGCTACGGCTGCCGGAGGCGCGGGGCGGCGTCGGACTCGGGCTGCCCGAGGCGGTGTTGGCCTTCGAGGAGGCGGGGCGGACGCTGCTGCCCGGGCCCTTGGTGGCCACGCATCTCGCGGCCGGGGAGGTGTCGGGCGCGGCCACTGGGGAGGCGGTCGTGGCGGACGTCGGCGCGTGCGGGCTGGTGGAGTGGCTCACGGAGGCGGACGTCGTACGGGGGGACGCGGCGGGGGCCGTACCGCTGCGGTCGGTGGATCCGCTGACGCCCCTGCACCGGGTTCCCGTGGCCCGCGGCGTGGACCCCGTCGCCGTACTCCTGACCGCCGCCGAGCAACTCGGCAGCGCCACGCGTGCGTGCGAGCTGGCCGTGCAACACGCCCGGGCCCGCGAGCAGTTCGGGCAGCCGATCGGGGGCTTCCAGGCGGTGAAACACCTGTGCGCGGACATGCTGGTGCGGACGGAGACCGCCCGCGCCGCCGTCTACGCCGCGGCCGTCACCGCCGACGCGGCGGACATCGACACCGCCCGGCTGCTCGCCGACGAGGCCGCCGTGCGGGGTGCCCGCGACTGTCTTCAGGTGCACGGCGGCATGGGATTCACCTGGGAGTTCGAGGTCCACCTGCATCTGAAGCGCGCATGGGTACGGACACACCGTGCGGGTGACGCTACGGAGAGTGAGGAGAGTCTGGCCGCCGAACTTCTCGCACAGCCGATCTAA
- a CDS encoding class I adenylate-forming enzyme family protein gives MNDTAHALSSSRTLWDLVARRAERTPDRPVLLQDERSLSFGDLRARAERVAAGLYDMGVRPGTVVAWQLPTRIETALLSCALARLGAVQSPVIPFYRDREVGFALRESKAEFFAVPGEWRGFDHTEMARRLGAKGVFEAYDSLPDGDPSVLPPPPAEGTSVRWIYWTSGTTSDPKGVLHTDRSLIAGGSCLAHALRPTADDVGSIAFPYAHIGGPDYMVMLLLYGFPAVMFEQFALPDALAAYRRHGVTIAGGSTAFYSMFLAEQRKEPGGGKVVPSLRLLAGGGAPKPPELYHAVVREMGVQLTHGYGMTEVPMITMGAPDDTAENLATTEGRPPREMEIRIVEGEVRLRGEAVCRGYLDPAQTAAAFDEEGFLRTGDLGYLTDSGHLVLTGRLKDVIIRKGENVSAKEIEDLLHRHPAVGDVAVIGLPDAERGERVCAVVEQPAGAHKPTLEELTSYLRGEGLSTHKLPEQLEVVDALPRNDTLRKVLKYKLRERFSGA, from the coding sequence ATGAACGACACCGCTCACGCCCTGAGTTCCTCGCGCACCCTCTGGGACCTGGTCGCCCGGCGCGCCGAGCGCACCCCCGACCGACCCGTCCTCCTCCAGGACGAGCGCTCCCTGTCCTTCGGCGACCTACGCGCGCGTGCCGAGCGCGTGGCGGCGGGCCTGTACGACATGGGCGTACGCCCCGGCACGGTCGTCGCCTGGCAGCTGCCCACCCGCATCGAGACGGCCCTGCTCTCCTGCGCTCTGGCCCGCCTGGGCGCCGTACAGTCGCCGGTCATCCCGTTCTACCGGGACCGTGAAGTCGGTTTCGCGCTGCGGGAGTCGAAGGCGGAGTTTTTCGCGGTGCCGGGCGAGTGGCGGGGCTTCGACCACACGGAGATGGCGCGGAGGCTGGGTGCGAAGGGGGTCTTCGAGGCGTATGACAGCCTGCCCGACGGCGATCCTTCGGTACTGCCCCCGCCGCCCGCCGAGGGCACCTCGGTGCGCTGGATCTACTGGACCTCGGGGACGACCTCCGACCCCAAGGGCGTACTGCACACCGACCGCTCACTGATCGCGGGCGGCTCCTGCCTTGCGCACGCGCTGCGTCCGACCGCAGACGACGTGGGGTCGATCGCCTTCCCGTACGCGCACATAGGCGGCCCGGACTACATGGTGATGCTGCTGTTGTACGGCTTCCCGGCGGTGATGTTCGAGCAGTTCGCGCTGCCGGACGCGCTGGCGGCGTACCGCCGGCACGGCGTGACGATCGCCGGCGGGTCGACGGCCTTCTACTCGATGTTCCTGGCCGAGCAGCGCAAGGAGCCGGGCGGTGGGAAGGTCGTGCCCTCGCTGCGGCTGCTGGCGGGCGGCGGGGCGCCGAAGCCGCCGGAGCTGTATCACGCCGTGGTCCGCGAGATGGGGGTGCAGCTCACGCACGGATACGGCATGACCGAGGTGCCGATGATCACGATGGGGGCGCCGGACGACACGGCGGAGAACCTGGCGACGACGGAGGGGCGGCCGCCGCGGGAGATGGAGATACGGATCGTCGAGGGTGAAGTGCGGCTGCGCGGGGAGGCGGTGTGCCGGGGTTATCTGGATCCGGCGCAGACGGCGGCGGCCTTCGACGAGGAGGGGTTCCTGCGGACCGGTGACCTCGGCTATCTGACGGACAGCGGGCATCTGGTGCTGACCGGCCGGCTCAAGGACGTGATCATCCGCAAGGGCGAGAACGTCTCGGCGAAGGAGATCGAGGACCTGCTGCACCGGCATCCGGCGGTCGGGGACGTGGCGGTGATCGGGCTGCCGGACGCGGAGCGCGGGGAACGGGTCTGCGCGGTGGTGGAACAGCCGGCCGGCGCGCACAAGCCGACGTTGGAGGAGCTGACGTCGTATCTGCGCGGGGAAGGGCTGTCGACGCACAAGCTGCCGGAGCAGCTGGAGGTGGTGGACGCCCTTCCGCGCAACGACACCCTGCGGAAAGTGCTCAAGTACAAGCTCAGGGAGCGCTTCTCAGGGGCGTAG
- a CDS encoding GlxA family transcriptional regulator, with product MDTRTEETETGGTGAQGPEIEGMAIGGTEPESAAATNGPETEGTEAEGRGFRPHRIVVLALDGALPFELGIPHRIFGRPKDARRRHLYEVVTCSIRPPGPVQTDADFAIQVEHGPETLATADTVIVPASYELGPVFEEGVLTDELAAALAHIRPGTRLASICTGVYVLAAAGHLDGRPATTHWADAERFQRLFPKVEVDADVLFIDDGDVLTSAGVAAGIDLCLHMVRRDHGTAIANEVARRTVVPPHRDGGQAQYIHRPVPDPQTASTTAARAWALGRLHEPIQLRDMAEQEAMSVRTFTRRFREEVGVSPGQWLTQQRVERARHLLESTDLSVDQVARDAGFGTAQSMRQHLQAALGVTPTSYRRTFRAGAGRNVDTQALSDT from the coding sequence ATGGATACGAGGACCGAGGAGACGGAGACCGGGGGCACGGGGGCCCAGGGCCCGGAGATCGAGGGCATGGCGATCGGGGGCACGGAGCCCGAAAGCGCCGCGGCGACCAATGGCCCGGAGACCGAAGGCACGGAGGCCGAGGGCCGCGGCTTCCGGCCGCACCGCATAGTCGTCCTGGCCCTCGACGGCGCCCTCCCCTTCGAGCTGGGCATCCCGCACCGCATCTTCGGCCGCCCCAAGGACGCCCGGAGGCGGCATCTGTACGAGGTCGTCACCTGTTCGATCCGGCCACCCGGCCCCGTGCAGACCGACGCCGACTTCGCCATCCAGGTCGAACACGGCCCGGAGACCCTCGCCACCGCCGACACCGTGATCGTCCCGGCGTCGTACGAACTCGGCCCGGTCTTCGAGGAGGGCGTCCTCACCGACGAACTGGCCGCCGCGCTCGCCCACATCCGCCCCGGCACCCGGCTCGCCTCGATCTGCACCGGCGTGTACGTCCTGGCCGCCGCCGGCCACCTCGACGGACGCCCGGCCACCACCCACTGGGCGGACGCCGAGCGCTTCCAACGGCTGTTCCCGAAGGTCGAGGTCGACGCGGACGTGCTGTTCATCGACGACGGCGACGTACTGACCTCGGCCGGGGTCGCGGCCGGGATCGACCTGTGCCTGCACATGGTCCGCCGCGACCACGGCACGGCGATCGCCAACGAGGTGGCCCGCCGCACGGTCGTACCGCCCCACCGGGACGGCGGCCAGGCCCAGTACATCCACCGCCCGGTCCCCGACCCCCAGACGGCGTCCACGACCGCGGCCCGCGCCTGGGCCCTGGGCAGGCTCCACGAGCCGATCCAGCTGCGCGACATGGCCGAGCAGGAGGCCATGTCCGTACGGACCTTCACGCGCCGCTTCCGCGAGGAGGTCGGCGTCAGCCCCGGCCAGTGGCTCACCCAGCAGCGCGTCGAACGCGCCCGGCACCTGCTGGAGTCCACCGACCTGTCCGTCGACCAGGTGGCCCGGGACGCCGGCTTCGGCACCGCCCAGTCGATGCGGCAGCACCTACAGGCGGCGCTCGGCGTCACACCCACCAGCTATCGGCGCACCTTCCGCGCAGGCGCCGGTCGCAACGTCGACACCCAGGCTCTCAGCGACACTTGA
- a CDS encoding alcohol dehydrogenase catalytic domain-containing protein, whose translation MRGVVFDGKRVEVAYDLQVRDPGPGEVLVAISAAGLCHSDLSVVDGTIPFPVPVVLGHEGAGVVEAVGVGVTHVVPGDHVALSTLANCGTCAECDRGRPTMCRQAIGRPGQPFARSGRPVFQFASNSAFAERTVVKAVQVVRIPEDIPLPSAALIGCGVLTGVGAVLNRAKVDRGDSVVVIGAGGIGLNVIQGARIAGALRIVAVDANPAKEAVARQFGATDFLTSAEGVRELLPAGADHAFECVGRVELIRAAVELLDRHGQAILLGVPPAGAEASFVVSSMYLDKSILGCRYGSSRPQRDIALYAELYRSGRLLLDELVTQTYPVEEFERAAADAEAGKVARAVLTF comes from the coding sequence ATGCGCGGCGTGGTGTTCGACGGGAAGCGGGTCGAGGTCGCGTACGACCTTCAGGTGCGGGACCCGGGGCCGGGGGAGGTGCTGGTCGCCATCTCGGCCGCGGGATTGTGCCACAGCGATCTGTCCGTGGTGGACGGGACCATACCTTTCCCGGTTCCTGTGGTGCTGGGCCATGAGGGGGCGGGGGTGGTGGAAGCGGTGGGTGTGGGAGTCACCCATGTCGTGCCGGGAGACCATGTGGCGCTGTCCACGCTCGCCAACTGCGGTACGTGCGCCGAGTGCGACCGGGGGCGGCCGACCATGTGCCGACAGGCCATCGGGCGGCCTGGGCAGCCGTTCGCCCGAAGTGGGCGGCCTGTCTTCCAGTTCGCGTCCAACTCCGCGTTCGCGGAGCGGACCGTGGTGAAGGCCGTGCAGGTGGTTCGTATCCCCGAGGACATTCCGCTGCCCTCGGCCGCGCTCATCGGCTGCGGGGTGCTGACCGGGGTGGGCGCTGTGCTCAACCGGGCGAAGGTGGACCGCGGGGACAGCGTGGTCGTGATCGGTGCCGGCGGTATCGGTCTCAACGTCATTCAGGGGGCCCGGATCGCGGGTGCGCTGCGGATCGTCGCCGTGGACGCGAATCCGGCGAAGGAGGCGGTGGCGCGGCAGTTCGGGGCGACCGACTTCCTGACGTCGGCGGAGGGGGTGCGCGAGCTGCTGCCCGCGGGCGCGGACCATGCCTTCGAGTGCGTGGGGCGCGTGGAGCTGATCCGGGCGGCCGTCGAGCTGCTCGACCGGCATGGGCAGGCGATTCTGCTGGGCGTTCCGCCGGCCGGTGCCGAGGCCTCCTTCGTCGTGTCCTCCATGTACCTGGACAAGTCGATCCTGGGGTGCCGGTACGGGTCGTCGCGGCCGCAGCGGGACATCGCGCTGTACGCCGAGTTGTATCGGAGCGGGCGGCTGCTGCTGGACGAGCTGGTGACGCAGACGTACCCGGTCGAGGAGTTCGAGAGGGCGGCGGCGGATGCGGAGGCGGGGAAGGTGGCTCGCGCGGTGCTCACGTTCTGA
- a CDS encoding cyclase family protein, which produces MSLPDAFHEIAKRVNNWGRWGADDEIGTLNLITDEVVREAAACVRTGRRVPLALPLQQDGIQTGMIPGRVNPLHTMVQINQEIFGPGTIACSDDAVTMGLQAATHWDALTHVSHSGRLYNGRPAGTITPHGGAEFSGIDKARHIVSRGVLLDVARARGVTRLDGGHAVTPEDLEAAEELAGTRVRAGDIVLVRTGQIQVCLAGDKHGYGYPSPGLSIRTPEWFHARDVAAVANDTLTFEIFPPEIENLWLPVHALDLVEMGMLQGQNWNLEELSTACGEAGRYAFLLSAMPEPFVGGTGTPVAPVAVL; this is translated from the coding sequence ATGTCACTGCCGGATGCGTTCCACGAGATCGCCAAGCGCGTGAACAACTGGGGCCGTTGGGGGGCGGACGACGAGATCGGCACCCTCAACCTGATCACCGACGAGGTGGTCCGCGAGGCGGCCGCCTGCGTCCGCACCGGCCGTCGCGTCCCCCTGGCCCTCCCCCTGCAGCAGGACGGCATACAGACCGGCATGATCCCCGGCCGCGTCAACCCGCTGCACACCATGGTGCAGATCAACCAGGAAATCTTCGGGCCGGGAACCATCGCATGCAGCGACGACGCCGTGACGATGGGGCTGCAGGCCGCGACCCACTGGGACGCACTCACCCACGTCTCCCACTCGGGCCGGCTCTACAACGGCCGCCCCGCCGGCACCATCACCCCGCACGGCGGCGCCGAGTTCAGCGGCATCGACAAGGCACGGCACATCGTCTCGCGGGGCGTACTGCTCGACGTGGCACGCGCGCGTGGCGTCACACGGCTCGACGGCGGCCACGCGGTCACGCCGGAGGACCTGGAGGCGGCCGAGGAACTCGCGGGCACACGCGTGCGTGCCGGCGACATCGTGCTCGTACGGACGGGGCAGATCCAGGTCTGTCTCGCGGGCGACAAGCACGGGTACGGCTACCCCTCGCCCGGTCTGTCGATCCGTACGCCGGAGTGGTTCCACGCACGCGACGTGGCGGCCGTCGCGAACGACACCCTCACATTTGAGATCTTTCCGCCCGAGATCGAGAATCTGTGGCTGCCCGTGCACGCGCTCGACCTGGTGGAAATGGGGATGCTCCAGGGCCAGAACTGGAATCTCGAAGAGTTGTCCACAGCCTGTGGAGAAGCGGGCCGCTACGCGTTCCTGCTGTCGGCGATGCCCGAGCCCTTCGTCGGCGGTACGGGAACTCCCGTGGCACCCGTGGCGGTGCTCTGA
- a CDS encoding acyl-CoA dehydrogenase family protein — MDLAYTPEEEEFRARLREWLAKALPTLPPKPSPDDWPGRRAYDLGWQRRLYDAGYADVHWDASPTVRLIFLEETEKAGAPYVGAGFVGLLHAGPTIAAEGTAEQRARWLPPILRGEEVWCQGFSEPDAGSDLAALRTRARRDGDDYVVSGSKIWTSHAEVADWCELLVRTDPQAPKHRGISWLAMPMGAPGITVRPLRTLAGSAEFAEVFLDEVRVPVANRVGDENDGWRVTMVTLSFERGTAFVGEVVACRRVLRELAGEARKNGRWDDPVLRRRLGRLNAEFRALWRLTQWNVSEAERTGGVPGVGGSVFKLRYSHARQELYGAAADVLGPQSLDLDQPWVLDRLSSLSYTIAAGTSQIQRNIVAERILGLPKGR, encoded by the coding sequence GTGGATCTGGCGTACACGCCCGAAGAAGAGGAGTTCCGCGCCCGGTTGCGGGAGTGGCTGGCCAAGGCGCTCCCCACCCTTCCGCCGAAGCCCTCCCCGGACGACTGGCCGGGACGCCGCGCCTACGACCTCGGCTGGCAGCGCAGGCTCTACGACGCCGGGTACGCCGATGTCCACTGGGACGCGTCCCCGACCGTACGGCTGATCTTCCTGGAGGAGACCGAGAAGGCGGGCGCGCCCTACGTGGGTGCGGGATTCGTCGGGCTGCTGCACGCGGGGCCGACCATCGCCGCCGAGGGGACCGCCGAGCAGCGGGCGCGCTGGCTGCCGCCGATCCTGCGCGGAGAGGAGGTCTGGTGTCAGGGCTTCAGCGAACCGGACGCCGGATCCGACCTCGCGGCGCTGCGCACGCGCGCGCGTAGGGACGGCGACGACTATGTGGTGAGCGGGTCCAAGATCTGGACATCCCACGCCGAAGTGGCCGACTGGTGCGAGCTGTTGGTGCGCACCGACCCGCAGGCCCCCAAGCATCGTGGGATCAGCTGGCTGGCCATGCCCATGGGCGCGCCGGGCATCACCGTACGGCCGCTGAGGACCCTGGCCGGGTCGGCCGAGTTCGCCGAGGTGTTCCTCGACGAGGTGCGGGTGCCGGTCGCCAACCGGGTCGGGGACGAGAACGACGGCTGGCGCGTGACGATGGTGACCCTGTCCTTCGAGCGCGGTACGGCCTTCGTGGGCGAGGTCGTCGCGTGCCGTCGGGTGCTGCGCGAACTCGCCGGTGAGGCGCGCAAGAACGGCCGCTGGGACGATCCGGTGCTGCGGCGAAGGCTCGGGCGGCTGAACGCCGAGTTCCGGGCGCTGTGGCGGCTGACGCAGTGGAACGTGAGCGAGGCGGAACGGACGGGCGGGGTGCCGGGGGTCGGGGGTTCGGTTTTCAAACTGAGGTATTCGCACGCCCGTCAGGAGCTCTATGGCGCCGCCGCCGACGTACTGGGGCCGCAGTCACTGGACCTGGACCAGCCGTGGGTGCTCGACCGGCTGTCCTCGCTGTCCTACACCATCGCGGCCGGCACCTCGCAGATCCAGCGGAACATCGTGGCCGAGCGGATCCTCGGGCTGCCGAAGGGGCGGTGA
- a CDS encoding MFS transporter — protein MTYRDVASKQVLIWACTAVAARMPVAMAPLALVFLVRERPGGYTLGATLAAAYVLGEIIAAPVLGMRLDPARGRRHLALGLAGGAVGFAGVGVLAGAHPVVLGAFAFLAGAAPAAAAGGQRALLTSLVPERAVAQALSAESMLMSGVWALSPVAVAGLALGVAPRLPLLLAAALMASSIAGHWLLPAGWGKGEEGGEEGRPKLRVLIRAWPVYVTGAASLTLLGLAELTLPALLEQRGIGVGWSGPMLAGMATGAGLGAFLYGLRSWPGRLRARSVVLMCGMSAFVTLAALIPGAAGIAVALVLAGTLQSGALITRNLSLREALPPGALAAGYSVMYAAAGAGYAATGSLAGGLLQVVAPSTAVVAGVVLTLLLTALGWWGEVRRVGSSVAESLGVDVATGACAEGAPIAGGCDAERRL, from the coding sequence ATGACCTATCGAGACGTCGCCTCCAAGCAGGTTCTGATCTGGGCCTGCACCGCCGTCGCCGCTCGTATGCCGGTCGCCATGGCGCCGCTGGCCCTGGTGTTCCTGGTGCGGGAGCGGCCCGGCGGTTACACCCTGGGTGCGACGCTCGCGGCTGCCTATGTGCTCGGCGAGATCATCGCCGCTCCGGTCCTCGGGATGCGGCTGGACCCGGCTCGCGGCCGGCGTCATCTGGCCCTCGGGCTCGCGGGCGGGGCGGTGGGTTTCGCGGGGGTCGGGGTGCTGGCCGGGGCGCACCCCGTCGTGCTGGGGGCGTTCGCGTTCCTGGCCGGTGCGGCACCGGCCGCGGCCGCCGGCGGTCAGCGGGCGCTGCTGACCTCGCTGGTCCCGGAGCGTGCCGTGGCGCAGGCGCTGTCCGCCGAGTCGATGCTGATGTCGGGCGTGTGGGCCCTCTCCCCGGTCGCGGTCGCCGGCCTCGCCCTCGGGGTGGCGCCCCGGCTGCCGCTGCTCCTAGCGGCCGCCCTGATGGCGTCGTCGATCGCGGGCCACTGGCTGCTGCCCGCCGGCTGGGGCAAGGGGGAAGAGGGCGGGGAGGAAGGCCGGCCGAAGCTCCGCGTGCTGATACGCGCGTGGCCGGTGTACGTCACGGGCGCGGCCAGCCTGACCCTGCTCGGCCTCGCCGAACTCACCCTGCCCGCCCTGCTGGAGCAGCGCGGCATCGGCGTGGGCTGGTCCGGCCCGATGCTGGCGGGCATGGCGACGGGGGCGGGGCTCGGGGCGTTCCTGTACGGCCTCCGGTCGTGGCCGGGGCGGCTCCGCGCGCGCAGTGTGGTGCTGATGTGCGGCATGTCGGCCTTCGTGACCCTCGCCGCGCTGATACCGGGGGCGGCCGGGATCGCGGTCGCCCTCGTCCTGGCGGGCACACTGCAGTCGGGCGCGCTGATCACCCGCAACCTGTCCCTGCGCGAGGCCCTGCCACCGGGCGCCCTGGCCGCCGGGTACTCCGTGATGTACGCGGCCGCGGGCGCGGGTTACGCGGCGACGGGTTCCCTCGCCGGCGGCCTGCTCCAGGTGGTCGCGCCGTCCACGGCCGTAGTCGCCGGTGTGGTGCTGACCCTGCTGCTGACGGCGCTCGGCTGGTGGGGAGAGGTCCGCAGGGTCGGCTCAAGTGTCGCTGAGAGCCTGGGTGTCGACGTTGCGACCGGCGCCTGCGCGGAAGGTGCGCCGATAGCTGGTGGGTGTGACGCCGAGCGCCGCCTGTAG